A genomic segment from Fundulus heteroclitus isolate FHET01 chromosome 6, MU-UCD_Fhet_4.1, whole genome shotgun sequence encodes:
- the LOC105937825 gene encoding vimentin A2 has product MSYRTAPHSSYKKMFGGERTAVRSSYSSRQFSSPLRSSRVSFGLSSAPTVYAAKTQRLRSSAAMPRLASDNLDFSLSDAINSEFLTNRTNEKAQMQSLNDRFASYIEKVRFLEQQNKILLAELEQLRGKGTSRVGDLYEDEMRELRRQVDQLSNEKARVEVHRDNLADDIDRLREKLQDEISQREEAETNMQSFRQDVDNAALARLDLERKVESLQEEINFLKKLHDEEMLELQSQIQQQQQHMQVDMEVAKPDLTAALRDVRLQYENLASKNIQESEDWYKSKFADLTEAAARNNEALRLAKQEANDYRRQVQALTCEVDALKGTNESLERQMREMEENFGLENSGYQDTIGRLEVDIHNMKDEMARHLREYQDLLNVKMALDIEIATYRKLLEGEESRISTPLPNFSSLNLREALVDSKPHVEMSTTKKVLIKTIETRDGQVINESTQNHEDMD; this is encoded by the exons ATGTCCTACAGAACCGCTCCGCATTCCTCCTACAAGAAGATGTTCGGCGGGGAGCGAACGGCGGTCAGGAGCAGCTACTCCAGCCGCCAGTTCTCCAGCCCGCTGCGCTCTTCCCGGGTGTCCTTCGGGCTCTCCTCCGCGCCCACCGTTTACGCGGCCAAGACGCAGAGGCTCCGGAGCAGCGCGGCCATGCCCCGGCTGGCCTCCGACAACCTGGACTTCTCGCTGTCCGACGCCATCAACAGCGAGTTCCTCACGAACCGCACCAACGAGAAGGCGCAGATGCAGTCCCTCAACGACCGCTTCGCCAGCTACATCGAGAAGGTGCGCTTCTTGGAGCAGCAGAACAAGATCCTGCTGGCCGAGCTGGAGCAGCTGCGGGGCAAAGGCACGTCCCGGGTCGGGGACCTGTATGAGGACGAGATGCGGGAGCTGCGGCGCCAGGTGGACCAGCTCAGCAACGAGAAGGCGCGGGTGGAGGTGCACCGGGACAACCTGGCAGACGACATCGACAGGCTGAGGGAGAA GTTGCAGGATGAAATTTCCCAGCGGGAGGAGGCAGAGACCAACATGCAGAGCTTCAGACAG GATGTGGACAACGCTGCCCTTGCCAGACTGGACCTGGAGCGGAAGGTTGAGTCGCTCCAAGAGGAAATTAACTTCCTCAAGAAGCTGCATGATGAG GAaatgctggagctgcagagccaaatccagcagcagcagcagcacatgcAGGTTGACATGGAGGTGGCTAAGCCTGACCTGACAGCAGCTCTGAGGGACGTCCGTCTGCAGTATGAGAACCTGGCCTCTAAAAACATCCAGGAGTCAGAGGACTGGTACAAATCCAAG TTTGCTGACCTCACCGAAGCTGCTGCCCGGAATAATGAAGCTCTGAGATTAGCCAAGCAGGAGGCCAATGACTACAGGCGTCAAGTTCAGGCGCTAACTTGTGAGGTGGATGCCCTCAAAGGAACT AATGAGTCCTTGGAGCGCCAGATGAGGGAGATGGAAGAGAACTTTGGCCTGGAGAACAGTGGCTACCAGGACACCATCGGCCGTCTGGAGGTGGACATTCACAACATGAAGGACGAGATGGCCCGTCACCTCCGCGAGTACCAGGACCTTCTGAATGTGAAGATGGCATTGGACATTGAGATTGCCACTTATAGAAAGCTGCTGGAAGGAGAGGAGAGCCG GATCTCCACCCCGCTGCCAAACTTCTCCTCTCTAAATCTGAGAG aGGCATTGGTTGATTCTAAACCTCATGTTGAAATGTCAACAACGAAGAAAGTTCTCATCAAGACCATCGAAACCAGAGATGGTCAG GTGATCAATGAGTCAACCCAGAATCACGAGGACATGGACTAA